One Kineococcus aurantiacus genomic window carries:
- the kdpB gene encoding potassium-transporting ATPase subunit KdpB: MTTLTEKPGTQRPVTPHRVSSGAFSPRQLVQSLPDAVRKLDPRHLVKTPVMFVVGLGAVLTTVLAVTDPSVFAWVIVAWLWITVLFANLAEAVAEGRGRAQAASLRKVSSETVARRLQDGRETRVPSSQLRVGDLVVVEAGETVPGDGDVVEGVASVDESAITGESAPVIRESGGDRSAVTGGTTVLSDRVVVRVSARPGESFVDRMIALVEGSARQRTPNEIALNILLASLTLVFLLAVVTLQPMAIYSGRPQSLVVLVALLVCLIPTTIGALLSAIGIAGMDRLVQRNVLAVSGRAVEAAGDVGTLLLDKTGTITLGNRQAHELVAAPGVTLAELADAAQLSSLADATPEGRSVVVLVKERFGLRAREDGELAGAEFVPFTAQTRMSGVDLVTGQGTRQVRKGAAAAATHWVRTLGGEVPAEVGQVVEDVSTAGGTPLVVAENSRGTARVLGVVHLKDVVKEGMRERFEQLRAMGIRTVMVTGDNERTARAIAAEAGVDDVLAEATPEDKLDLIRREQSGGRLVAMMGDGTNDAPALAQADVGVAMNTGTTAAKEAGNMVDLDSNPTKLIEIVEIGKQLLITRGALTTFSIANDIAKYFAIIPAMFVTTFPGLQALNVMRLATPESAIVSAVVFNALVIVALIPLALRGVRYRPSSAAALLRRNLWVYGLGGVVVPFLGIKLIDLLVSQIPGIG; this comes from the coding sequence GTGACCACCCTCACCGAGAAACCCGGCACGCAGCGGCCGGTGACGCCCCACCGCGTCTCCAGCGGGGCGTTCAGCCCCCGCCAGCTCGTCCAGTCGCTGCCGGACGCGGTCCGCAAGCTCGACCCCCGGCACCTGGTCAAGACCCCCGTCATGTTCGTCGTCGGGCTCGGCGCCGTCCTCACGACGGTCCTGGCCGTCACCGACCCGTCGGTGTTCGCCTGGGTCATCGTCGCCTGGCTCTGGATCACCGTGCTGTTCGCCAACCTCGCCGAGGCCGTCGCCGAGGGGCGCGGCCGGGCGCAGGCCGCGTCGCTGCGCAAGGTCAGCTCCGAGACCGTCGCCCGCCGGCTGCAGGACGGCCGGGAGACCCGCGTCCCGTCCTCCCAGCTGCGCGTCGGCGACCTCGTGGTCGTCGAGGCCGGTGAGACGGTCCCCGGGGACGGCGACGTCGTCGAGGGCGTCGCCAGCGTCGACGAGTCGGCCATCACCGGGGAGTCGGCGCCCGTCATCCGCGAGTCCGGCGGTGACCGCAGCGCCGTCACCGGCGGCACGACCGTCCTGTCCGACCGGGTCGTGGTCCGGGTCTCGGCCCGGCCCGGGGAGAGCTTCGTCGACCGGATGATCGCCCTCGTCGAGGGGTCGGCCCGGCAGCGGACGCCCAACGAGATCGCCCTGAACATCCTGCTGGCCAGCCTCACCCTGGTGTTCCTGCTGGCCGTGGTGACCCTGCAGCCCATGGCGATCTACTCCGGCAGGCCCCAGAGCCTGGTCGTGCTGGTGGCGCTGCTGGTCTGCCTCATCCCCACCACCATCGGCGCGCTCCTGTCGGCCATCGGCATCGCGGGGATGGACCGGCTCGTCCAGCGCAACGTCCTGGCCGTGTCGGGCCGCGCGGTCGAGGCCGCCGGGGACGTCGGGACCCTGCTGCTGGACAAGACCGGGACCATCACCCTCGGGAACCGGCAGGCGCACGAGCTCGTCGCCGCCCCCGGGGTGACCCTGGCCGAGCTCGCCGACGCCGCGCAGCTGTCCAGCCTCGCCGACGCCACCCCCGAGGGGCGGTCCGTCGTCGTGCTCGTCAAGGAGCGGTTCGGGCTGCGGGCCCGCGAGGACGGCGAGCTGGCCGGCGCCGAGTTCGTGCCCTTCACCGCCCAGACCCGCATGTCCGGCGTCGACCTGGTGACCGGGCAGGGCACCCGGCAGGTCCGCAAGGGCGCCGCGGCCGCCGCGACCCACTGGGTGCGCACCCTCGGCGGCGAGGTGCCCGCCGAGGTCGGCCAGGTCGTCGAGGACGTCTCCACCGCCGGCGGGACCCCCCTGGTCGTCGCGGAGAACTCCCGCGGGACGGCCCGGGTGCTGGGCGTCGTCCACCTCAAGGACGTCGTTAAGGAGGGCATGCGCGAGCGGTTCGAGCAGCTGCGCGCCATGGGCATCCGCACCGTCATGGTGACCGGCGACAACGAGCGCACCGCCCGGGCCATCGCGGCCGAGGCCGGCGTCGACGACGTCCTGGCCGAGGCGACCCCGGAGGACAAGCTGGACCTCATCCGCCGCGAGCAGTCCGGCGGCCGGCTGGTGGCCATGATGGGCGACGGCACCAACGACGCCCCCGCGCTGGCCCAGGCCGACGTCGGCGTGGCCATGAACACCGGGACGACCGCGGCCAAGGAGGCCGGGAACATGGTCGACCTGGACTCCAACCCGACGAAGCTCATCGAGATCGTCGAGATCGGCAAGCAGCTGCTCATCACCCGCGGCGCGCTGACGACGTTCTCCATCGCCAACGACATCGCGAAGTACTTCGCGATCATCCCGGCGATGTTCGTCACGACGTTCCCGGGCCTGCAGGCGCTGAACGTCATGCGCCTGGCGACCCCCGAGTCGGCCATCGTCTCGGCCGTCGTGTTCAACGCGCTCGTCATCGTCGCCCTCATCCCGCTGGCCCTGCGCGGGGTGCGGTACCGCCCCTCCAGCGCCGCGGCCCTGCTGCGCCGCAACCTGTGGGTCTACGGCCTCGGCGGCGTCGTCGTGCCGTTCCTCGGCATCAAGCTCATCGACCTCCTCGTCTCCCAGATCCCCGGAATCGGTTGA
- the kdpC gene encoding potassium-transporting ATPase subunit KdpC: protein MSLTVTNLLRQARTGLLLLLAATLVLGVAYPLAVFAVGRLTPGRADGQLVSAGGAPVGSRLLGQAFTGDEWFHPRPSAAGDGYDPTASGASNLGPESTDLLATVEERRAAVAAADGTDPAAVAPDALTASGSGLDPDISPEYARQQVARVAQARGLSTAQVDGLVAQHTAGRQLGFLGEPTVNVLALNLALRDLAARG from the coding sequence GTGTCCCTCACCGTCACCAACCTCCTGCGCCAGGCCCGCACGGGCCTGCTGCTCCTCCTCGCCGCCACCCTCGTCCTCGGCGTCGCCTACCCGCTCGCGGTGTTCGCGGTGGGCCGGCTCACCCCCGGCCGCGCCGACGGGCAGCTCGTCAGCGCCGGCGGCGCCCCGGTCGGGTCGCGCCTCCTCGGGCAGGCCTTCACCGGCGACGAGTGGTTCCACCCCCGCCCCTCCGCGGCCGGGGACGGGTACGACCCGACGGCCTCCGGCGCCTCGAACCTCGGCCCGGAGAGCACCGACCTGCTGGCGACCGTCGAGGAGCGGCGCGCGGCGGTCGCCGCGGCCGACGGCACCGACCCGGCCGCCGTCGCCCCCGACGCCCTCACCGCCTCGGGGTCCGGGCTCGACCCGGACATCTCCCCGGAGTACGCCCGCCAGCAGGTGGCGCGCGTCGCGCAGGCCCGCGGGCTGAGCACCGCGCAGGTGGACGGGCTCGTGGCGCAGCACACCGCCGGCCGGCAGCTGGGGTTCCTGGGCGAGCCCACGGTCAACGTCCTCGCCCTCAACCTGGCGCTGCGGGACCTCGCCGCGCGTGGGTGA
- a CDS encoding DUF4118 domain-containing protein, producing the protein MRRGRLRVFLGAAPGVGKTFAALDEAHRRLDRGTDVVVGLVECHRRERTEALLAGLEVLPRRTTHHRGLEVGELDVEAVLRRRPEVVVVDELAHTNAPGVVEAGGHAKRWQDVEQILDAGIDVVSTVNIQHLESLNDVVEHITGIEQRETIPDAVLRAADQVQLVDMTPEALQRRLSHGNVYGADRVDAALSNYFRTGNLTALRELALLWLADRVDEGLERYRAQQGIEATWPARERVVVALTGGAEGATLVRRAARLAGRGAGGELHAVHVARGDGLVRSSPARLAEQRELVEALGGTYHQVVGEDVATSLLEFARGVNASQIVVGASRHRPLASLFRRSVGDGVVRGAGAIDVLVVTHDQQARPFGLPRRAGAALPGSRRVLGWVVALLGPLAVTGLLVLLPHQDLSTDLMAFLVVVVAAALVGGVLPALAAALVAGLAVNWFFTEPVHQFTIAQPANAIALAVFLLVALAVSSTVDTAARRTRDAQRSRAESEALSVLTRTALLAADPLTEAMRHTRQTFAVDSVTLLERADARSPWTVAAATGDPVCTQPGDADAEVVVDDLTCLVLRGRLLVADDRRVLEVFAAQIAAVRQKQRLRAEAAQVRRLEEGDAVRGALLTAVSHDLRTPLATLKASLDSLRAKDIDLPEDVRDELLAEVGHSADRLQGLIDDLLDLTRVRSGVVEPHLVVVDLDEVVHAAVRDLPGVEVRVPADLPPVSTDPGLLQRVVANLVQNAVRHGGNGVQVDAAVSTEDGHRAVRLLVVDHGPGLPGAAKERAFTPFQRLGDRSTAGLGLGLAVARGLAEAVGGRLDAADTPGGGLTMVLDLPLAGHVHELAEVRPG; encoded by the coding sequence GTGCGCCGGGGGCGGCTGCGGGTGTTCCTGGGCGCCGCCCCCGGCGTCGGGAAGACGTTCGCCGCGCTCGACGAGGCGCACCGCCGCCTCGACCGCGGCACCGACGTCGTCGTCGGGCTCGTGGAGTGCCACCGCCGCGAACGGACCGAGGCGCTGCTGGCGGGCCTGGAGGTCCTGCCGCGCCGCACCACCCACCACCGCGGCCTCGAGGTGGGCGAGCTCGACGTCGAGGCCGTCCTGCGCCGCCGGCCCGAGGTGGTCGTCGTCGACGAGCTCGCCCACACCAACGCGCCCGGCGTCGTGGAGGCCGGCGGCCACGCCAAGCGCTGGCAGGACGTCGAGCAGATCCTCGACGCCGGCATCGACGTCGTCTCCACGGTGAACATCCAGCACCTGGAGTCCCTCAACGACGTCGTCGAGCACATCACCGGCATCGAGCAGCGCGAGACGATCCCCGACGCCGTGCTCCGGGCGGCCGACCAGGTGCAGCTCGTCGACATGACCCCCGAAGCGCTGCAGCGCAGGCTCTCCCACGGCAACGTCTACGGCGCCGACCGGGTCGACGCGGCGCTGTCGAACTACTTCCGCACCGGCAACCTCACGGCGCTGCGCGAACTGGCGCTGCTGTGGCTGGCCGACCGCGTCGACGAGGGGCTGGAGCGGTACCGGGCCCAGCAGGGCATCGAGGCGACGTGGCCCGCGCGCGAGCGCGTCGTCGTCGCCCTCACCGGGGGAGCGGAGGGCGCCACGCTGGTGCGCCGGGCCGCCCGGCTGGCCGGCCGCGGCGCCGGCGGGGAGCTGCACGCCGTCCACGTCGCCCGCGGCGACGGCCTGGTGCGCAGCTCACCGGCCCGGCTGGCCGAGCAGCGCGAGCTCGTCGAGGCGCTCGGCGGCACCTACCACCAGGTCGTCGGCGAGGACGTCGCCACGTCGCTGCTGGAGTTCGCCCGCGGCGTCAACGCCTCCCAGATCGTCGTGGGCGCCAGCCGGCACCGTCCCCTGGCGTCCCTGTTCCGGCGCAGCGTCGGCGACGGCGTCGTCCGGGGGGCCGGGGCGATCGACGTCCTCGTCGTCACCCACGACCAGCAGGCCCGGCCCTTCGGGCTGCCCCGGCGCGCCGGGGCGGCGCTGCCGGGGTCGCGCCGGGTCCTGGGCTGGGTCGTCGCGCTGCTGGGCCCGCTGGCCGTCACGGGCCTGCTGGTCCTGCTGCCCCACCAGGACCTGTCGACCGACCTCATGGCCTTCCTCGTCGTGGTCGTGGCCGCCGCCCTCGTCGGCGGTGTCCTGCCCGCGCTGGCGGCGGCCCTCGTCGCGGGGCTGGCCGTGAACTGGTTCTTCACCGAGCCCGTGCACCAGTTCACGATCGCCCAGCCCGCCAACGCCATCGCCCTCGCGGTGTTCCTGCTCGTCGCGCTCGCGGTCTCCAGCACGGTCGACACCGCGGCCCGCCGCACCCGCGACGCCCAGCGCTCCCGCGCCGAGTCCGAGGCGCTGTCGGTGCTGACCCGCACGGCGCTGCTGGCCGCCGACCCGCTGACCGAGGCGATGCGGCACACCCGCCAGACCTTCGCGGTCGACTCCGTGACCCTGCTCGAACGCGCCGACGCGCGGTCGCCGTGGACGGTCGCCGCGGCGACGGGGGACCCCGTGTGCACCCAGCCCGGGGACGCCGACGCCGAGGTGGTCGTCGACGACCTGACCTGCCTGGTCCTGCGGGGCCGGTTGCTGGTGGCCGACGACCGGCGCGTGCTGGAGGTGTTCGCGGCGCAGATCGCGGCGGTCCGGCAGAAGCAGCGGTTGCGGGCCGAGGCCGCGCAGGTGCGCCGGCTGGAGGAGGGCGACGCGGTGCGCGGGGCCCTGCTGACGGCCGTCTCGCACGACCTGCGGACCCCGCTGGCGACGCTGAAGGCGTCGCTGGACAGCCTGCGCGCCAAGGACATCGACCTGCCCGAGGACGTCCGCGACGAGCTGCTCGCCGAGGTGGGGCACTCCGCCGACCGGTTGCAGGGGCTCATCGACGACCTGCTCGACCTGACGCGCGTGCGCAGCGGCGTCGTCGAACCGCACCTCGTCGTCGTCGACCTCGACGAGGTCGTCCACGCGGCCGTGCGCGACCTGCCCGGCGTCGAGGTGCGCGTCCCGGCCGACCTCCCGCCGGTCTCGACCGACCCGGGCCTGCTGCAGCGGGTCGTGGCCAACCTCGTGCAGAACGCCGTCCGGCACGGCGGGAACGGCGTGCAGGTCGACGCGGCCGTCTCCACCGAGGACGGGCACCGGGCGGTCCGGCTGCTCGTCGTCGACCACGGCCCGGGCCTGCCGGGCGCGGCCAAGGAGCGCGCGTTCACCCCCTTCCAGCGCCTGGGGGACCGGTCGACGGCCGGGCTCGGGCTCGGGCTGGCCGTCGCGCGCGGCCTCGCCGAGGCCGTCGGGGGCCGGCTGGACGCCGCCGACACCCCCGGTGGGGGGCTGACGATGGTGCTGGACCTACCGTTGGCCGGTCACGTCCACGAACTCGCGGAGGTCCGGCCCGGATGA
- a CDS encoding response regulator translates to MSRVLVVDDEPGLRRALSINLSARGWDVTVAADGASALEAAAATHPDVVLLDLGLPDLDGLEVIAGIRGWSPVPIIVLTARTASADAVEALDAGADDYVTKPFAMDVLLARLRAAARRGAVQEAAPEVLDVGDLHIDLARRTVTRDGEPVKLTPTEWHLLQVLVTNAGRLVSQTQLLQEVWGPAYGRETNYLRVYVGQLRRKLEKVPGSPVHLITEPGMGYRFEL, encoded by the coding sequence ATGAGCCGAGTGCTCGTCGTCGACGACGAACCGGGGCTGCGGCGGGCGTTGTCGATCAACCTCTCCGCCCGCGGCTGGGACGTCACCGTGGCCGCCGACGGCGCGTCGGCGCTGGAGGCCGCCGCCGCCACCCACCCCGACGTGGTGCTGCTCGACCTGGGCCTGCCCGACCTCGACGGGCTGGAGGTCATCGCGGGCATCCGGGGCTGGAGCCCGGTCCCCATCATCGTGCTCACGGCGCGCACGGCCTCCGCCGACGCCGTGGAGGCCCTCGACGCCGGCGCCGACGACTACGTCACGAAGCCCTTCGCCATGGACGTGCTGCTCGCCCGGCTGCGCGCCGCGGCCCGCCGCGGCGCGGTGCAGGAGGCGGCGCCGGAGGTCCTCGACGTCGGCGACCTGCACATCGACCTCGCCCGCCGCACCGTCACCCGGGACGGCGAGCCCGTGAAGCTGACCCCCACCGAGTGGCACCTGCTGCAGGTGCTGGTGACCAACGCGGGCCGCCTGGTGAGCCAGACCCAGCTGCTGCAGGAGGTCTGGGGACCGGCGTACGGGCGCGAGACGAACTACCTGCGCGTGTACGTGGGGCAGCTGCGCCGCAAGCTGGAGAAGGTGCCGGGCTCGCCCGTGCACCTCATCACCGAACCGGGCATGGGGTACCGCTTCGAGCTGTGA
- a CDS encoding amino acid transporter, with translation MTAVTPRESARSWLLEGLADRAAHQPGPHRRPPQEHAGHPWWKVVCLTGVDYFSTLGYQPAIAFLAAGVISPLATLVLVLVTLFGALPVYRRVAQESPHGEGSIAMLEKVLPWWGGKLFVLALLGFAATDFLITMTLSAADATKHALENPYVPQLLQGHQLGITLFLLALLGAVFLRGFSEAIGVAVVLVVAFLGLNAVVVADAVLHVAGQPVSVQRWWEAVLAQGSSPLAVVGAALIVFPQLALGLSGFETGVLVMPQIRGGSAGPGLVRRVAGARTLLTVAALVMSTFLLASSFATSVLIPAQEFQPGGSANGRALAYLAHEYLGNGFGTLYDVSTIAILWFAGASAMAGLLNLVPRYLPRYGMAPQWARAVRPLVLVFTAVAFLVTWLFDADVDAQGGAYATGVLVLITSATVAVTLSAHRHGQRRARTFFAVVAVVFAYTTVANVVERPEGVQIAACFITAIVAVSLVSRALRAFELRADGVRFDDTARRFLDDAAARGALNVIANEPDERDAEEYDRKMYDERRDQHIPADEPAVFLEVTVTDASDFETELVVHGEERFGHRVLTVRSSAVANSVAAVALAVRDETGVLPDVWFEWSEGNPLVNIVRFLLLGVGEVAPVTREVVRRAVPDPAQRPRVHAG, from the coding sequence ATGACGGCCGTGACACCCCGTGAGTCGGCCCGTTCCTGGTTGCTGGAGGGCCTCGCCGACCGCGCGGCCCACCAGCCCGGCCCCCACCGGCGGCCCCCGCAGGAGCACGCCGGCCACCCGTGGTGGAAGGTCGTGTGCCTCACCGGCGTCGACTACTTCTCGACCCTGGGCTACCAGCCGGCCATCGCCTTCCTCGCCGCCGGCGTCATCTCGCCGCTGGCGACCCTCGTGCTCGTGCTCGTGACGCTGTTCGGGGCGCTGCCGGTCTACCGGCGGGTGGCGCAGGAGAGCCCGCACGGCGAGGGGTCCATCGCCATGCTGGAGAAGGTCCTGCCCTGGTGGGGCGGGAAGCTGTTCGTCCTGGCGCTGCTGGGGTTCGCCGCGACCGACTTCCTCATCACCATGACGCTGTCGGCCGCCGACGCCACCAAGCACGCGCTGGAGAACCCCTACGTCCCGCAGCTCCTCCAGGGCCACCAGCTCGGGATCACCCTGTTCCTGCTCGCCCTGCTCGGCGCCGTGTTCCTGCGGGGTTTCTCCGAGGCCATCGGCGTCGCCGTCGTGCTCGTCGTGGCGTTCCTGGGCCTCAACGCCGTGGTCGTCGCCGACGCCGTGCTCCACGTCGCGGGGCAGCCCGTCTCGGTGCAGCGGTGGTGGGAAGCCGTGCTGGCGCAGGGCAGCTCGCCCCTCGCCGTCGTCGGGGCCGCCCTCATCGTCTTCCCGCAGCTGGCGCTGGGGTTGTCGGGCTTCGAGACCGGTGTCCTCGTCATGCCGCAGATCAGGGGCGGCTCGGCCGGGCCGGGCCTGGTGCGGCGCGTCGCGGGGGCGCGGACCCTGCTCACGGTCGCGGCGCTGGTCATGAGCACGTTCCTGCTGGCCTCCAGCTTCGCCACCAGCGTCCTCATCCCCGCGCAGGAGTTCCAGCCGGGCGGGTCGGCGAACGGCCGCGCCCTGGCCTACCTCGCGCACGAGTACCTCGGCAACGGTTTCGGCACGCTCTACGACGTCTCCACCATCGCGATCCTGTGGTTCGCCGGTGCCTCGGCCATGGCGGGCCTGCTGAACCTCGTCCCGCGGTACCTGCCCCGGTACGGCATGGCCCCGCAGTGGGCCCGGGCCGTGCGGCCGCTCGTCCTGGTGTTCACCGCGGTGGCCTTCCTCGTCACCTGGCTCTTCGACGCCGACGTCGACGCGCAAGGCGGGGCGTACGCCACCGGCGTCCTGGTCCTCATCACCTCCGCGACCGTCGCGGTGACGCTGTCCGCGCACCGCCACGGGCAGCGGCGGGCGCGCACGTTCTTCGCCGTCGTCGCCGTCGTGTTCGCCTACACCACGGTCGCCAACGTCGTCGAGCGCCCCGAGGGCGTCCAGATCGCGGCCTGCTTCATCACCGCGATCGTCGCGGTGTCGCTGGTCTCCCGCGCCCTGCGCGCCTTCGAGCTGCGCGCCGACGGGGTGCGCTTCGACGACACGGCGCGGCGGTTCCTCGACGACGCCGCCGCCCGCGGGGCGCTGAACGTCATCGCCAACGAACCCGACGAGCGGGACGCGGAGGAGTACGACCGCAAGATGTACGACGAACGCCGCGACCAGCACATCCCCGCCGACGAACCCGCGGTGTTCCTTGAGGTCACCGTGACCGACGCCTCCGACTTCGAGACCGAACTGGTCGTCCACGGGGAGGAACGCTTCGGCCACCGCGTCCTGACGGTCCGCAGCTCGGCCGTCGCGAACTCCGTGGCCGCCGTGGCGCTCGCCGTGCGCGACGAGACGGGGGTCCTGCCCGACGTGTGGTTCGAGTGGTCGGAGGGGAACCCGCTGGTGAACATCGTCCGGTTCCTCCTCCTGGGCGTGGGCGAGGTCGCGCCCGTCACCCGCGAGGTGGTCCGGCGCGCCGTTCCCGACCCCGCGCAGCGGCCCCGCGTGCACGCGGGCTGA